The following proteins are co-located in the Massilia litorea genome:
- a CDS encoding tripartite tricarboxylate transporter substrate-binding protein, with amino-acid sequence MKTALSTSLLCLALAASPVSYAAGYPDKTITMIVPFAAGGPTDTIARLLAQAMGTDLKQQIIVENVGGAGGTLAAARVARATPDGYTIFIHHVGHATAPSLYRKLPYNSIDSFEPIGLATDATSTLIARKDFPAKDMPELLAYLKANKEKVTLANAGIGAASHLCGMLFMSAVGVELTTVPYKGTGPAMNDLLGGQVDLMCDQATNTMSHIKSGKVKAYGVTYKNAVASLPGLPPLASSGLPGFELSVWHGLYAPKATPKEVVNRLSSALQHAVADPAVKQRLADLSTDPVAPNRATPDALRAHLKAEIDKWGPIIKKSGTYAD; translated from the coding sequence ATGAAGACCGCACTCTCGACCTCCCTTCTCTGCCTTGCGCTGGCGGCCAGCCCCGTTTCGTATGCGGCGGGCTACCCGGACAAGACGATCACGATGATCGTTCCCTTCGCGGCCGGCGGCCCCACCGATACCATCGCCCGCCTGCTGGCCCAGGCCATGGGCACTGACCTGAAGCAGCAGATCATTGTCGAGAATGTGGGCGGTGCCGGCGGTACCCTGGCAGCCGCGCGCGTGGCCCGGGCCACTCCCGACGGCTATACCATCTTCATCCACCACGTCGGGCATGCCACGGCGCCGAGCCTGTATCGCAAGCTCCCCTACAACAGCATCGACAGTTTCGAACCGATCGGCCTCGCCACCGACGCGACCTCGACCCTCATCGCCCGCAAGGACTTCCCGGCCAAGGACATGCCGGAGCTGCTCGCCTATCTCAAGGCGAACAAGGAGAAAGTGACGCTTGCCAATGCGGGAATCGGCGCCGCATCGCACCTGTGCGGCATGCTCTTCATGAGCGCCGTCGGCGTCGAGCTCACCACCGTCCCCTACAAGGGCACCGGCCCCGCGATGAACGATTTACTGGGCGGCCAGGTCGACCTGATGTGCGACCAGGCCACCAACACGATGAGCCACATCAAAAGCGGCAAGGTCAAGGCCTATGGCGTGACATATAAAAATGCGGTCGCCAGCTTGCCCGGTTTGCCTCCGCTGGCGAGCAGCGGCCTGCCCGGCTTCGAACTCTCGGTCTGGCACGGCCTGTATGCCCCGAAGGCGACACCGAAGGAGGTGGTGAACAGGCTGAGCAGCGCATTGCAGCACGCCGTCGCGGACCCGGCCGTCAAGCAGCGCCTTGCCGACCTCAGCACCGACCCGGTGGCCCCGAACCGCGCGACGCCCGACGCCTTGCGTGCCCATTTGAAGGCGGAAATCGACAAGTGGGGGCCGATCATCAAAAAATCCGGCACTTACGCCGACTGA
- a CDS encoding HAD-IA family hydrolase: protein MATSLTDRSFAAFLFDMDGTILTSIRSAERVWTAWAARHGLDVHTFLPTLHGKRTHDTIRQLGLPGVDPIAEAAWITAAEIEDVADIEAIHGAADFLASLPPDRWGIVTSAPRALAKARLAAAGLPSSNLLVAAEDVKHGKPAPDPFLLGARKLGVAPEDCLVFEDTQAGLQSAKAAGMESIVVTLTHTHPMETDVFGVLDYADLKAMRTADGLLQITCGGSAP from the coding sequence ATGGCTACTTCCCTTACTGACCGCAGCTTTGCCGCCTTCCTGTTCGACATGGACGGCACCATCCTGACTTCGATCCGCTCCGCCGAACGGGTCTGGACCGCTTGGGCGGCGCGCCATGGTCTCGACGTCCACACTTTCCTGCCGACCCTGCACGGCAAGCGCACCCACGACACCATCCGCCAGCTCGGCCTGCCCGGCGTCGATCCGATTGCGGAAGCGGCGTGGATCACGGCGGCCGAGATCGAAGACGTCGCCGATATCGAAGCCATCCATGGCGCGGCGGACTTCCTGGCCAGCCTGCCGCCCGACCGCTGGGGCATCGTCACCTCGGCGCCGCGCGCGCTGGCGAAGGCGCGCCTCGCGGCAGCCGGCCTGCCCTCAAGCAACTTGCTGGTGGCGGCCGAAGATGTGAAGCACGGCAAGCCGGCGCCGGACCCTTTCCTGCTGGGCGCGCGCAAGCTGGGGGTTGCGCCGGAAGATTGCCTGGTATTCGAGGATACGCAGGCGGGGCTGCAGTCGGCGAAGGCGGCGGGGATGGAGAGTATTGTCGTGACGCTGACGCATACGCATCCGATGGAGACCGATGTGTTTGGAGTGCTCGATTATGCGGATTTGAAGGCCATGCGCACCGCAGATGGGCTGTTGCAGATAACCTGTGGCGGTAGCGCACCGTAG
- a CDS encoding ABC transporter substrate-binding protein, with the protein MTPPSSIRSAFAPTGKLRASINLGNPILAYRDEEGNAAGVSVDLAGEFARLLGVELELVVVDAAGKSVEVVVAEGADIGFFAIDPLRGEHIAFTGAYVLIEGCYLVKEDSPLRANDEVDQAAHRVVVGKGSAYDLYLSRTLQNAQIVRSPTSPTVVDTFLEQGAEVAAGVRQQLEADARRLGGMRLLNERFMVIQQAMGTPKSRGADAAAFLARFVEDMKAGGFVAAALARHGIEGASVAPAA; encoded by the coding sequence ATGACCCCACCCTCTTCCATCCGATCCGCCTTCGCACCCACCGGCAAGCTGCGCGCTTCCATCAACCTCGGCAACCCCATCCTGGCCTACCGCGATGAGGAGGGGAATGCCGCCGGCGTATCGGTCGACCTGGCCGGCGAGTTCGCCCGGCTGCTGGGCGTGGAACTGGAGCTTGTGGTGGTGGACGCGGCAGGTAAATCGGTCGAGGTCGTGGTGGCGGAAGGGGCCGACATCGGCTTCTTCGCCATCGACCCGCTGCGCGGCGAGCACATCGCCTTCACGGGCGCCTATGTGCTGATCGAAGGGTGTTACCTGGTGAAAGAGGATTCGCCGCTGCGCGCCAACGACGAGGTCGACCAGGCCGCCCACCGCGTCGTCGTCGGCAAGGGCAGCGCCTACGACCTCTACCTGAGCCGCACGCTGCAGAACGCGCAGATCGTGCGTTCACCGACCTCGCCGACGGTGGTCGACACCTTCCTCGAACAAGGGGCGGAGGTCGCGGCCGGGGTCAGGCAGCAGCTGGAAGCCGACGCCCGCCGCCTGGGCGGAATGCGCTTGCTGAATGAACGCTTCATGGTGATCCAGCAGGCGATGGGCACGCCAAAAAGCCGCGGCGCCGATGCGGCGGCCTTCCTCGCCCGTTTTGTCGAGGACATGAAAGCGGGCGGCTTCGTTGCCGCGGCATTGGCGCGGCACGGCATCGAAGGGGCCTCGGTGGCGCCGGCGGCGTGA
- a CDS encoding cupin domain-containing protein, translated as MSRLDLSSIPVLTGTGYPDPFAEAVNGRSRQALGEAGGLTQFGVNLVELKPGAASSQRHWHTHEDEFVMVVSGELTLITDEGETLMRAGDCAAFPAGRPNGHHLVNRSWGNALFVAVGPNIPADKATYPDIDLMYDGTTNSYMHKDGTPYPKRDANTAAAQPPVEEHTLEPRVYRHE; from the coding sequence ATGTCGCGGTTAGACCTGAGCAGTATCCCCGTACTGACCGGAACCGGTTATCCGGATCCCTTTGCCGAGGCCGTCAACGGACGCAGCCGGCAGGCACTGGGCGAGGCCGGCGGCCTGACCCAGTTCGGCGTCAACCTGGTCGAACTCAAACCCGGCGCGGCTTCGTCGCAGCGCCACTGGCACACTCATGAGGACGAGTTCGTCATGGTCGTGTCGGGCGAACTGACCCTGATTACCGACGAGGGCGAGACCCTGATGCGCGCCGGCGACTGCGCGGCGTTTCCGGCGGGGCGGCCGAACGGCCACCATCTGGTCAACCGCAGCTGGGGCAACGCCCTGTTCGTCGCGGTCGGGCCGAACATTCCCGCGGACAAGGCGACGTATCCGGACATCGACCTGATGTATGACGGTACGACCAACAGCTACATGCACAAGGATGGGACGCCGTATCCGAAGCGCGATGCCAACACTGCGGCAGCCCAGCCGCCGGTGGAAGAACACACGCTGGAACCGCGGGTGTACCGGCACGAGTAA